Proteins co-encoded in one Sulfuricystis thermophila genomic window:
- a CDS encoding helix-turn-helix domain-containing protein, whose protein sequence is MPSPLGEKIRGLRKQRGLSLEQLAEQTESSKSYIWELENKDNPKPSAEKIARIAGVLKVTPEYFMDDRITELEPSEEDKAFFRKYRGLSSGTKKKLDDILKIIEGDDK, encoded by the coding sequence ATGCCATCCCCGCTGGGAGAAAAGATACGGGGCCTCCGCAAACAGCGCGGACTCAGCCTCGAGCAGCTGGCGGAACAGACCGAATCCAGCAAGAGCTACATCTGGGAGCTGGAGAACAAGGACAATCCGAAGCCATCCGCCGAGAAGATCGCGAGAATCGCTGGCGTGCTCAAGGTGACGCCCGAATATTTCATGGACGACCGGATTACCGAGCTTGAACCGTCGGAAGAGGACAAGGCCTTCTTTCGCAAGTATCGGGGCCTGTCGTCGGGAACCAAGAAGAAGCTGGACGACATCCTCAAGATCATAGAAGGCGATGACAAGTAA
- a CDS encoding ImmA/IrrE family metallo-endopeptidase: MTSNPTTPGAWANFLSKAWGRDRFPIDVKLIAQDISSRQPDPIAHIRGGDIGELEGMLLKREKGWYLLYNDQVQSSGRINFTIAHELGHYLLHRKEEDAFRCSTEDLLDWGSTARQREADADKFAATLLMPLDDYRKQVESAKVDIDLLGACADRYGVSLVAAIRQWIEFTPLRAVLVVSNDGFINWSWSSRNALRTRARFRFSKETIPVPEASLAAQTIRHPDERTGIELPARVWFKEEPADMSLREMRVVSDQYELVITLLILPDREPWEKNDDEEDELLVDTYTNFIRNGQHPY, encoded by the coding sequence ATGACAAGTAATCCGACCACGCCCGGTGCTTGGGCCAACTTTCTCTCCAAGGCGTGGGGACGCGATCGTTTCCCGATCGACGTCAAGCTCATCGCTCAGGACATCAGTTCCCGCCAACCCGATCCGATCGCCCACATCCGGGGCGGTGACATCGGTGAGCTGGAGGGAATGCTGCTCAAACGGGAAAAGGGCTGGTACCTGCTCTACAACGACCAGGTGCAATCGAGCGGACGCATCAACTTCACCATCGCCCACGAACTGGGCCATTACCTGCTGCATCGCAAAGAGGAAGACGCCTTCCGATGCAGCACGGAGGATCTGTTGGACTGGGGCTCGACAGCCCGGCAGCGGGAAGCCGATGCCGACAAGTTCGCGGCGACGCTGTTGATGCCGCTGGACGATTATCGCAAGCAGGTCGAGTCGGCCAAGGTGGACATCGATCTGCTCGGCGCTTGCGCGGATCGGTATGGGGTATCGCTCGTGGCGGCCATCCGGCAATGGATCGAGTTCACGCCGCTGCGGGCGGTCTTGGTCGTTTCCAACGACGGCTTCATCAATTGGTCCTGGTCGAGTCGCAATGCTCTACGCACCAGGGCCAGGTTTCGGTTCTCAAAGGAGACGATACCCGTCCCCGAGGCGTCCTTGGCGGCGCAGACGATACGTCACCCTGATGAAAGAACGGGAATCGAGTTGCCTGCTCGCGTATGGTTCAAGGAAGAGCCCGCCGACATGTCCCTGCGCGAGATGCGTGTCGTCTCCGATCAGTACGAACTCGTCATCACGCTGCTCATCCTCCCCGACCGCGAGCCCTGGGAGAAAAATGACGACGAAGAGGACGAACTCCTGGTCGACACCTACACAAATTTCATCCGCAACGGGCAGCATCCGTATTAG
- a CDS encoding DUF2924 domain-containing protein, translating to MKASTVPPTPPSVVARIAGLPDLSIEEMRALWRELFGSDNPTPNRQFMERRIAYKLQEIEFRKVDPSLLERNKRRIKALVETGKARKLDRDIRLMPGTVLTREYQGIEHRVTVAQDGQYEFEGRRYPSLSMIAREITGTRWSGPLFFGVKAPAKAKNPKKQGGRR from the coding sequence ATGAAGGCAAGCACCGTCCCACCCACCCCGCCGAGCGTCGTCGCCCGGATCGCCGGGCTCCCGGATCTCTCGATAGAGGAAATGAGGGCGCTTTGGCGAGAACTCTTCGGCAGCGACAACCCGACGCCCAATCGCCAGTTCATGGAGCGGCGGATCGCGTACAAGCTGCAAGAGATCGAGTTCCGCAAGGTCGATCCCAGCCTCTTGGAGCGCAACAAGCGGCGCATCAAGGCCCTGGTGGAGACCGGCAAGGCGCGCAAGCTCGATCGCGACATCCGGCTGATGCCCGGCACCGTGCTCACCCGGGAGTACCAGGGGATCGAGCACCGGGTGACGGTCGCCCAGGACGGACAGTATGAGTTCGAGGGCAGGCGCTACCCGAGCCTGTCCATGATCGCCCGCGAGATCACCGGCACCCGCTGGTCCGGGCCGCTCTTCTTCGGCGTGAAGGCACCGGCCAAGGCGAAGAATCCGAAGAAGCAGGGAGGTCGGCGATGA